Proteins encoded by one window of Halosolutus gelatinilyticus:
- a CDS encoding IclR family transcriptional regulator domain-containing protein, which yields MTDEERADGRDGNVLYSPPEWAPVPGAMYPRVARLDRDGGDGTTLLATFECYETTGKTGTDEPYFPIYRSTDDGRTWSRFSELRDTQRGWGLRYQPMLFEAPRRIGPWDAGTVFAVSNSIPNDRSRTSIDLYASEDGGRNWSYVSTVAAGGKAVPGRGESPVWAPELAVDADGNLVCYFSDARHSDDGYNRLIGHRVSKDGGRTWEPETFDVAIADDESTPGMPTITTLPTGRYLLTYFIGGPKHGGSVFVKTSPDGREWGAPADAGSPVRADDGRQFIEGPYATWVPYGGEDGTILVAGKTLRDRNRNPVPESGTVLLASTDLTGRGPWKPISAPLWYDDELETGHRSVGWTTALLPSADGTSLLQLTSTYTGHGKTEIRYARAPLESLFDDDHGSSDRSGERSSHRHVSDHPPQDTHRLIRQSRDSARSAESHHVKSIVKAFGLLEALEQTGEVGVTELSRQTGIAKSSVYKYLDTLRHLGYVTKSDGNYSASLRLFHFGQRILSRYEVYQIAQPELDALSEKIGEMVSLIVEEDGDAVYLYCTSPHDAQTIEEGSRMPIHLSTGGKAILSYRSREYVEDVLEDTAFDIDRQNFRADLQKARDNRVIIDQNPNNQLEYNAGLLEKRWHSFGQQRVDDQIYRIAVPIRDVEDRGVAAIEVIGFEFSLNSRRLQEELVPLLVSAGKSIETDLLSE from the coding sequence ATGACCGACGAGGAGCGGGCGGACGGACGCGACGGAAACGTACTGTACAGCCCCCCGGAATGGGCCCCGGTTCCCGGGGCGATGTATCCTCGAGTCGCCCGACTCGACCGCGACGGGGGGGACGGCACGACGCTCCTCGCAACGTTCGAGTGCTACGAAACCACGGGCAAAACCGGCACCGACGAGCCGTATTTTCCGATCTACCGAAGCACCGACGACGGTCGAACCTGGTCCCGGTTCTCCGAACTTCGGGATACCCAGCGCGGATGGGGGTTGCGGTACCAGCCGATGCTATTCGAGGCGCCGCGTCGGATCGGTCCCTGGGATGCGGGAACGGTCTTCGCCGTCAGCAACTCGATTCCGAACGACCGATCCCGGACGAGTATCGATCTCTACGCGAGCGAGGACGGCGGTCGAAACTGGTCGTACGTGAGCACCGTCGCCGCGGGCGGGAAAGCCGTTCCGGGACGCGGCGAGTCGCCGGTTTGGGCGCCCGAGCTGGCCGTCGACGCCGACGGGAATCTCGTCTGTTACTTCTCCGACGCGCGCCACTCGGACGACGGGTACAACCGCCTTATCGGGCACCGCGTATCGAAAGACGGCGGACGGACGTGGGAACCCGAAACGTTCGACGTCGCGATCGCGGACGACGAATCGACGCCGGGAATGCCGACTATCACGACCCTTCCGACGGGTCGGTATCTCCTCACCTACTTCATCGGCGGTCCGAAGCACGGGGGAAGCGTCTTCGTCAAAACGTCGCCGGACGGACGCGAGTGGGGCGCGCCCGCCGACGCGGGATCGCCGGTACGGGCCGACGACGGTCGTCAGTTTATCGAGGGGCCCTACGCGACGTGGGTTCCGTACGGCGGCGAAGACGGTACGATTCTGGTCGCGGGGAAGACGTTGCGCGACCGAAACCGAAATCCCGTTCCGGAGAGCGGCACGGTGCTCCTCGCCTCGACCGATCTAACGGGACGGGGTCCGTGGAAACCGATTTCGGCGCCGCTGTGGTACGACGACGAACTCGAGACCGGTCACCGCTCCGTCGGCTGGACGACCGCGTTGCTTCCGTCGGCGGACGGGACGTCGCTCCTGCAACTGACGTCGACGTATACCGGCCACGGAAAAACCGAAATCAGGTACGCGAGGGCGCCTCTGGAATCGCTTTTCGACGACGACCACGGCTCGAGCGACCGTTCGGGCGAGCGTTCGTCGCACCGGCACGTGAGCGATCATCCCCCGCAGGATACGCATCGACTGATCCGACAGTCGCGCGATTCGGCGCGGTCGGCGGAATCTCACCACGTCAAATCCATCGTCAAGGCGTTCGGCCTCCTCGAGGCGCTCGAACAGACGGGCGAGGTCGGTGTAACTGAACTGTCCAGACAGACCGGTATCGCGAAGAGCTCCGTCTACAAGTATCTCGACACGCTGCGGCACCTCGGATACGTGACGAAATCGGACGGGAACTACTCGGCGTCGCTCCGACTCTTCCACTTCGGGCAACGCATCCTGTCTCGCTACGAGGTCTACCAGATCGCACAACCCGAATTGGACGCCCTCTCCGAGAAAATCGGCGAAATGGTATCGCTGATCGTCGAGGAAGACGGTGACGCGGTATACCTGTACTGCACCTCCCCGCACGACGCGCAGACGATCGAAGAAGGAAGCCGCATGCCGATACACCTCTCTACCGGCGGCAAGGCGATTCTCTCGTATCGATCGCGCGAGTACGTCGAGGACGTTCTCGAGGACACCGCGTTCGACATCGATCGCCAGAATTTTCGCGCCGACCTGCAGAAAGCTCGCGACAACCGCGTCATCATCGACCAGAATCCGAACAATCAACTGGAGTACAACGCCGGGTTGCTCGAGAAACGGTGGCACTCCTTCGGTCAGCAGCGGGTCGACGATCAGATCTATCGGATCGCCGTTCCGATCCGGGACGTAGAGGACCGGGGGGTCGCCGCGATAGAGGTCATCGGGTTCGAGTTTAGCCTGAACTCTCGCCGCCTGCAGGAGGAACTCGTCCCGCTGCTGGTTTCGGCCGGAAAGTCGATCGAAACCGATCTGCTGAGCGAATAG
- a CDS encoding glycoside hydrolase family 127 protein, whose protein sequence is MPSLDRVEPIPVADGTIDDEFWNHWIDLTRADLLEYQYEQLEESGCLENFRRAADGADGGFRGMWFADSDAYKWLEAASYVLATREDAALRRRVDEVIDLVAAAQEDDGYLNTYFALEEPERKWTNLNMMHELYCAGHLIEAAVAHYRATDETALLDVATALADRVDELFGDEIDGVPGHQEIELALVELGRATGDDRYVDLAQYFVELRGRDDCLEREFERLDEIAGYDPEDGGIAAGAREVFYEDGEYDGSYAQAHTPFFEQETVEGHSVRAMYFFAGVADVAAETGDEALLDHLESLWENMTEKRTYVTGGIGSSAHGERFTDDYHLPNETAYAETCAAIGSVFWNQRLFGLTGDARYADLIERTLYNAVLAGISSDGGEFFYDNRLESDGDHHRQGWFDCACCPPNVARLFASLGRYLYATGERRLYVTQYVGSSATATIGGADVEIEQASGLPWDGDATIDVRAATPTEFTLFLRLPEWRDDESVRVNGEEVSTAAVDGYLPLEREWDDDRIEIAFGQSVVPVEAHPAVEADAGRVALTRGPLVYCLEGADNERPLHQYRIDGESNFEASSRDDLLGGVVTVDGDATVPDLEDWDGELYRPASETTRRATSITAVPYYAWDNRDPGEMRVWLRGDT, encoded by the coding sequence ATGCCATCGCTCGATCGCGTCGAACCGATACCCGTGGCCGACGGTACGATCGACGACGAGTTCTGGAACCACTGGATCGACCTCACCCGCGCGGACCTCCTCGAGTACCAGTACGAGCAACTCGAAGAAAGCGGCTGTCTCGAGAACTTCCGCCGCGCGGCCGACGGCGCCGACGGCGGATTTAGGGGAATGTGGTTCGCCGATTCGGACGCGTACAAGTGGCTCGAGGCGGCGAGTTACGTCCTCGCGACTCGCGAGGACGCCGCGCTCCGCCGGCGCGTCGACGAGGTGATCGACCTCGTCGCGGCCGCACAGGAGGACGACGGCTACCTGAACACGTACTTCGCGCTCGAGGAACCGGAACGCAAGTGGACCAACCTCAATATGATGCACGAACTGTACTGCGCCGGCCACCTCATCGAGGCCGCCGTCGCACACTACCGGGCGACCGACGAGACCGCGCTGCTCGACGTCGCGACGGCGCTCGCCGACCGCGTCGACGAACTCTTCGGCGACGAGATCGACGGCGTTCCGGGCCACCAGGAGATCGAACTCGCCCTGGTCGAACTCGGACGAGCGACCGGCGACGATCGCTACGTCGACCTTGCCCAGTACTTCGTCGAGCTACGGGGTCGCGACGACTGCCTCGAGCGGGAGTTCGAACGGCTCGACGAGATCGCCGGCTACGATCCCGAGGACGGCGGCATCGCGGCGGGTGCCCGCGAGGTGTTCTACGAAGACGGCGAGTACGACGGGAGCTACGCCCAGGCGCACACGCCGTTTTTCGAACAGGAGACCGTCGAGGGGCACTCGGTTCGCGCGATGTACTTCTTCGCCGGCGTCGCCGACGTCGCCGCGGAAACCGGCGACGAGGCCCTGCTCGACCATCTCGAGTCGCTCTGGGAGAACATGACGGAGAAACGGACGTACGTCACCGGCGGCATCGGCTCGAGTGCCCACGGGGAGCGGTTCACCGACGACTACCACCTCCCGAACGAGACGGCGTACGCCGAGACGTGTGCGGCGATCGGGAGCGTCTTCTGGAATCAGCGACTGTTCGGACTCACCGGCGACGCCAGGTACGCCGACCTCATCGAACGAACGCTGTACAACGCCGTTCTCGCGGGCATCTCCTCCGACGGCGGCGAGTTCTTCTACGACAATCGCCTCGAGAGCGACGGGGATCACCACCGACAGGGCTGGTTCGACTGCGCGTGCTGTCCGCCGAACGTCGCGCGACTCTTCGCCTCGCTCGGGCGCTACCTGTACGCGACGGGCGAGCGGCGTCTGTACGTCACCCAGTACGTGGGAAGCTCGGCGACGGCGACGATCGGCGGAGCGGACGTCGAAATCGAGCAGGCGTCCGGCCTCCCCTGGGACGGCGACGCGACGATCGACGTTCGGGCGGCGACTCCGACCGAATTCACGCTCTTCCTCCGACTCCCCGAGTGGCGCGACGACGAGTCCGTCCGCGTCAACGGCGAGGAGGTCTCCACCGCTGCCGTCGACGGCTATCTCCCTCTCGAGCGCGAGTGGGACGACGATCGGATCGAGATCGCGTTCGGACAATCCGTCGTCCCCGTCGAAGCGCATCCGGCCGTCGAAGCCGACGCCGGGCGGGTCGCGCTCACTCGGGGGCCGCTCGTCTACTGTCTCGAGGGCGCCGACAACGAGCGACCGCTCCACCAGTATCGGATCGACGGCGAGTCGAATTTCGAGGCGTCCTCTCGGGACGACCTTCTCGGCGGCGTCGTCACCGTCGACGGCGACGCGACGGTCCCCGACCTCGAGGATTGGGACGGCGAACTGTACCGGCCGGCGTCGGAGACGACGCGACGGGCGACGTCGATCACCGCCGTCCCGTACTACGCGTGGGACAATCGCGATCCGGGCGAGATGCGGGTCTGGCTCCGCGGCGATACGTAA
- a CDS encoding IclR family transcriptional regulator, with translation MSRQARYPVQAAATTFRIIETLHDLNGAGVAELAGELDMPKSTVHDHLQTLNEAEYLVNENGTYHVGARFLELGGFARSQMKLYQVASPEIRTLAEETGEHANLMIEEHGKGIFLNKFKGDAAVNLDTYIGKRVHLHTTALGKSILSYRPESDVDEIIDRHGLPSVTDQTITDEAELKAELKEIRERGYAIDDEERVIGMRCVAAPICDENNDPLGAISVSGPTNRFDDRVFEGEIPKNVLSTANVIEVNMTYS, from the coding sequence ATGTCACGACAAGCCAGGTATCCGGTTCAGGCCGCTGCGACGACGTTCCGAATAATCGAGACGCTCCACGACCTCAACGGCGCGGGCGTCGCCGAGCTCGCCGGCGAACTCGACATGCCCAAGAGCACGGTTCACGACCACCTGCAGACGCTGAACGAGGCGGAGTATCTGGTCAACGAGAACGGCACCTATCACGTCGGCGCTCGGTTCCTCGAACTCGGCGGGTTCGCCCGCAGCCAGATGAAGTTGTACCAGGTCGCGTCGCCGGAAATCAGAACGCTCGCCGAGGAGACCGGCGAACACGCCAACCTCATGATCGAAGAACACGGGAAGGGGATCTTCCTCAACAAGTTCAAAGGTGACGCCGCGGTCAACCTCGACACCTACATCGGAAAGCGCGTGCACCTCCACACGACGGCGCTCGGAAAGTCGATCCTCTCGTACCGACCGGAATCCGACGTCGACGAGATCATCGATCGGCACGGATTGCCGTCGGTGACCGACCAGACGATCACGGACGAAGCCGAACTGAAGGCCGAGCTCAAGGAGATCCGCGAGCGAGGGTACGCGATCGACGACGAGGAGCGCGTCATCGGGATGCGCTGCGTCGCGGCGCCGATTTGCGACGAAAATAACGACCCCCTGGGTGCGATCAGCGTGTCCGGGCCGACGAACCGGTTCGACGACAGGGTCTTCGAGGGCGAGATCCCCAAGAACGTACTGAGCACCGCTAACGTGATCGAGGTTAACATGACGTACTCCTGA
- a CDS encoding zinc-dependent alcohol dehydrogenase: MRGLAKTAREHGAMELVDLQRPEPAADEVLIEVDYAGLCGSDAGIYKFKSAFERMNLPTVIGHEYTGRVVETGEDVTAFDVGDRVVERPIRGCGSCYQCNLGEENVCQNAVITGVDHHGAYAGYIAVPPDALQRVTADVDPRHAALVEPTSIGARAVIQNSRVGAGDRVMIAGPGPIGLLTAQIADSQGGDVVVAGVGQDTTYRLPLAEELGFETLNVEDDGLENARDELTDGVGYDVVFDTTGHPSGLTMAVDEVRKGGQIVMVGQTGETTMEYSPLVRAEMDLQCSYASMWEDFERSLRLIESGDVDLETFLDDRFSLLEADEAFETFLEGGTCKPVFDVSVLRD, encoded by the coding sequence ATGCGTGGACTTGCGAAGACTGCCAGAGAGCACGGTGCGATGGAACTCGTCGATCTACAGCGGCCGGAACCGGCGGCCGACGAAGTCCTGATCGAGGTCGACTACGCGGGTCTCTGCGGGAGCGACGCGGGGATCTACAAGTTCAAATCGGCGTTCGAACGGATGAACCTGCCCACCGTCATCGGACACGAGTACACCGGCCGGGTCGTCGAAACCGGCGAGGACGTCACGGCGTTCGATGTCGGCGACCGCGTCGTCGAGCGACCGATCCGCGGCTGTGGCTCCTGCTACCAGTGTAACCTCGGCGAGGAAAACGTCTGCCAGAACGCGGTCATCACCGGCGTCGATCACCACGGCGCGTACGCCGGCTATATCGCCGTTCCGCCGGACGCGCTCCAGCGCGTGACCGCGGACGTCGATCCGCGCCACGCGGCGCTCGTCGAGCCGACGAGCATCGGCGCCCGCGCGGTCATCCAGAACTCCCGCGTCGGCGCCGGCGATCGCGTCATGATCGCCGGCCCGGGGCCGATCGGCCTGTTGACCGCCCAGATCGCCGATTCGCAGGGTGGAGACGTGGTCGTCGCCGGGGTCGGTCAGGACACGACCTACCGCCTGCCGCTCGCCGAAGAGCTCGGATTCGAGACGCTCAACGTCGAGGACGACGGCCTCGAGAACGCGCGCGACGAACTGACGGACGGCGTCGGCTACGACGTGGTCTTCGACACGACGGGCCATCCGTCCGGCCTGACGATGGCCGTCGACGAGGTTCGGAAAGGCGGTCAGATCGTGATGGTCGGCCAGACCGGCGAGACGACGATGGAGTACTCGCCGCTCGTCCGCGCCGAAATGGACCTCCAGTGTTCGTACGCCTCGATGTGGGAGGACTTCGAGCGCTCGCTTCGGCTGATCGAATCCGGCGACGTCGACCTCGAGACGTTCCTCGACGACCGATTCAGTCTACTCGAGGCCGACGAAGCGTTCGAGACGTTCCTCGAGGGCGGGACCTGCAAACCCGTTTTCGACGTGTCGGTCCTCCGCGACTGA